Proteins encoded in a region of the Flammeovirga yaeyamensis genome:
- a CDS encoding AraC family transcriptional regulator, with protein MRAKLEVIPKQVDESIHSFQFEETHFNAPWHYHNELELTYVLKSSGVRYIGNSIQQFQSGDLVLIGPSLPHAWKNAKNYDQGASSVYIQWNADQFNNHLKNIKEFSKIDLLLEKANGGIMFPQSKITEEIGEKMKSLNQLSDMSRLIVFLDVLHQLSELKDYSILSEPIDKTSFQKSSKRVDRIIHHIENHFQSPIQVDQMAELCCMTKSSFCKFFKNRFKKTFTQYLNEFRVHSICQELQETNEPITQIAMDCGYENMSYFHRQFKLIMGMTPAEYRRKIIEIS; from the coding sequence ATGAGAGCAAAACTAGAAGTAATCCCTAAACAAGTAGATGAGTCAATTCACTCTTTTCAATTCGAAGAAACACACTTTAATGCACCGTGGCATTATCATAACGAGTTAGAATTAACTTATGTATTAAAAAGCAGTGGAGTGAGATATATTGGAAATAGTATTCAGCAGTTTCAATCTGGAGATCTAGTTTTAATAGGTCCTTCTTTACCTCATGCATGGAAGAATGCTAAAAATTATGATCAAGGTGCCTCTTCTGTATATATACAATGGAATGCTGATCAGTTCAATAATCACTTAAAAAACATCAAGGAGTTTTCTAAAATTGATTTACTATTAGAAAAAGCAAATGGAGGCATTATGTTTCCGCAGTCAAAGATTACGGAGGAGATTGGGGAGAAAATGAAATCACTAAACCAACTATCTGATATGTCTCGGTTGATTGTTTTTCTCGATGTTTTACATCAATTATCTGAATTGAAAGATTACAGTATTCTTTCCGAACCTATAGATAAAACTTCTTTTCAAAAATCAAGTAAGCGAGTTGATAGGATTATACATCATATAGAAAATCATTTTCAATCTCCAATACAGGTAGATCAGATGGCAGAATTATGCTGTATGACCAAGTCATCGTTTTGTAAATTCTTTAAAAATAGATTTAAGAAAACGTTCACTCAGTACTTGAATGAGTTTAGAGTACATAGTATTTGTCAGGAATTACAAGAAACCAATGAACCTATCACTCAAATAGCCATGGACTGTGGCTATGAGAATATGTCTTATTTCCATCGACAGTTTAAACTGATTATGGGGATGACGCCAGCGGAGTATAGGAGGAAGATTATTGAGATTAGTTAG
- a CDS encoding sulfotransferase family protein translates to MASFDKLDMATLSGSSLANFNKIEKDYTIEPQFKNKFNKAKLISTLCYPVEKINQNLLYGKADSITIDKDPVFILGHWRSGTTHLHNLLAKDPQFGFVNTFQSVFPNALMFGKNIFTAMMKIFMPKERPADGLKLDPAFPQEEEFALGNIHDMSFYYFWYFPQDTLKIFDKFLLGKGLSEEKKQKWRDEYLRFAKLALMQTKGERFLSKNPPHTARVDEILKVFPNAKFIYIYRNPYEVFGSTFRFFKGVLPSQKFQEITDDQLSDNILKVFTKMYDKYESDKSLIPEGNLVEVKYEEFSKDNIGYLSDIYRDLNIGDFNSVKPLMEEYLNGLGTHKKHQYNFPQDVIDKVNEHWHYAFEKWDYEMIK, encoded by the coding sequence ATGGCTTCATTCGATAAGTTAGATATGGCTACATTATCAGGTAGTTCACTCGCTAATTTTAATAAAATAGAAAAAGACTATACTATTGAACCTCAGTTTAAAAATAAGTTTAACAAGGCGAAATTGATTAGTACTTTATGTTATCCTGTTGAGAAAATAAATCAAAATTTACTTTATGGTAAGGCAGATAGCATAACAATAGATAAAGATCCAGTATTCATTTTAGGTCATTGGAGAAGTGGAACAACACATTTGCATAATTTATTAGCAAAAGATCCTCAGTTTGGATTTGTGAATACTTTTCAAAGTGTGTTTCCTAATGCTTTAATGTTTGGAAAAAATATTTTCACAGCAATGATGAAAATATTTATGCCCAAAGAACGTCCAGCTGATGGATTAAAATTAGATCCAGCTTTTCCACAAGAGGAAGAATTTGCCTTAGGTAATATTCATGATATGAGTTTCTATTATTTTTGGTACTTCCCTCAAGATACACTTAAGATATTTGATAAATTTTTATTAGGTAAAGGTTTGTCTGAGGAAAAGAAACAAAAGTGGAGAGATGAATATTTACGTTTTGCAAAATTAGCTTTGATGCAAACAAAAGGTGAACGTTTTCTTTCTAAGAACCCTCCTCATACGGCAAGAGTTGATGAAATTCTTAAGGTATTTCCGAATGCTAAGTTTATCTATATATATAGAAATCCATATGAAGTTTTTGGTTCTACTTTTAGATTTTTCAAGGGAGTACTTCCTAGTCAGAAATTTCAAGAAATCACTGACGACCAATTATCAGATAATATCTTAAAAGTATTTACAAAGATGTATGATAAATATGAAAGTGATAAATCTTTAATTCCAGAGGGAAATCTTGTTGAAGTGAAGTATGAAGAATTTTCAAAAGATAACATAGGGTATTTATCAGATATTTATCGTGATTTAAATATTGGTGATTTCAATTCTGTAAAACCATTAATGGAAGAGTACTTAAATGGTTTGGGAACGCATAAGAAGCATCAATATAATTTCCCACAAGATGTCATAGACAAAGTGAATGAACACTGGCATTATGCATTTGAAAAGTGGGATTATGAAATGATTAAATAG
- the rplJ gene encoding 50S ribosomal protein L10: MTKDQKVQLVEDLSQKLAACDYFYIVNSATMTVDEVNTFRKACFSKGIEYQVVKNTLIAKALDKLDTQTDYAELKEGALKGMSGILFSPESGAAPAKVLKDFQAGMPKDRKIPALKAASIDGGLYVGGEHLEALTAVKSKAELIGDILGLLQSPAKNVVSALQSSGQTLSGLLKTLEEKGE; the protein is encoded by the coding sequence ATGACAAAAGATCAGAAAGTACAACTCGTTGAGGACTTAAGTCAAAAATTGGCGGCTTGTGATTACTTCTACATCGTAAACAGTGCAACTATGACTGTTGATGAAGTAAACACATTCCGTAAGGCTTGTTTCTCAAAGGGTATCGAATATCAAGTAGTCAAGAACACGCTAATTGCGAAAGCTCTTGACAAATTGGATACACAAACTGACTACGCAGAACTTAAAGAGGGTGCTCTTAAGGGTATGTCAGGTATCTTGTTCTCACCAGAATCTGGTGCTGCTCCAGCAAAAGTTCTTAAGGACTTCCAAGCGGGTATGCCAAAAGATCGTAAAATCCCAGCATTGAAGGCAGCTTCAATCGACGGTGGTCTTTACGTAGGTGGTGAACACTTAGAAGCATTAACAGCAGTAAAATCAAAAGCAGAGCTTATTGGCGACATCCTTGGATTGTTACAATCGCCTGCTAAGAACGTTGTTAGCGCTTTACAATCTTCAGGACAGACATTATCTGGCTTGTTGAAAACGCTAGAGGAGAAAGGAGAGTAA
- the rplA gene encoding 50S ribosomal protein L1, whose amino-acid sequence MAVSKKMKEALSKYDRTQEYTLEKATELVKEISFEKFDASVDLDVRLGVDPRKADQMVRGVVTLPHGVGKEVRVLALVTPDKEEEAKAAGADYAGLDEFIKKIEGGWTDIDVIITMPTVMAKVGRLGRVLGPRGLMPNPKAGTVTLEVGKAVKEVKAGKIDFKVDKTGIIHTSVGKSSFTAEQLKENAAELIQTLSKLKPSSAKGTYFKSVTISTTMGPGIKVEKSSIDS is encoded by the coding sequence ATGGCAGTATCAAAAAAAATGAAAGAGGCTCTATCTAAATATGATAGAACTCAAGAATACACGCTGGAGAAAGCTACAGAACTTGTGAAAGAAATCTCTTTCGAGAAGTTCGACGCTTCTGTAGACTTAGACGTGCGTTTAGGTGTTGACCCACGTAAAGCGGATCAAATGGTTCGTGGTGTGGTAACTCTTCCTCACGGTGTAGGTAAAGAAGTTAGAGTTCTTGCTCTAGTTACTCCAGACAAAGAAGAAGAAGCAAAAGCAGCAGGTGCTGACTACGCTGGTTTAGACGAATTCATCAAGAAAATCGAAGGTGGATGGACTGATATCGACGTAATCATCACTATGCCAACAGTAATGGCTAAAGTAGGTCGTTTAGGTAGAGTTTTAGGTCCTCGTGGTCTAATGCCAAACCCTAAAGCGGGTACAGTAACATTAGAAGTTGGTAAAGCTGTGAAAGAAGTGAAAGCTGGTAAAATCGACTTTAAAGTTGACAAAACTGGTATCATTCATACTTCAGTTGGTAAATCATCTTTTACTGCTGAGCAGTTAAAAGAAAATGCAGCTGAGTTGATTCAGACTTTATCTAAGTTAAAGCCTTCATCGGCTAAAGGTACATATTTTAAGAGCGTAACGATCTCTACAACTATGGGTCCTGGTATCAAAGTTGAGAAGAGTTCTATCGATAGCTAA
- the secE gene encoding preprotein translocase subunit SecE: MNKVIQFIKESYTEMTDNVSWMSFSEAKDSSILVLVASLVFALVIGGADSLINAALEFIYKAI, encoded by the coding sequence ATGAATAAAGTAATTCAGTTTATTAAAGAGTCATACACAGAAATGACAGACAACGTATCTTGGATGTCATTCAGTGAAGCAAAGGATAGCTCAATCTTAGTATTAGTTGCTTCTTTGGTGTTTGCTCTAGTGATTGGTGGAGCAGATTCACTAATCAATGCAGCTTTGGAGTTTATCTACAAAGCGATATAA
- the porV gene encoding type IX secretion system outer membrane channel protein PorV, translating into MFNLKNSFAFLILLSFFVVEVKAQSGGSGNPPSNIINGGNANSNPIITAVPFLNISPEARGAAMGDMGVATSPDVSSSHWNPSKYAFIEDDWGASLSYNPWLQKIVGDMSLSYLSAYKRLNKRQTVGFSMRYFDLGSIQFTDDNGNTLQLFNPREYSFDGHFAMQLSDRYSMAVSARYIYSNLAGSLSGGNVDSKPAHGFAADISGYFRNPDVQIGQYSGVFAWGWNVSNIGTKMNYSASSQEDFLPTNLKLGTSLTLDLDAYNKLTFGVDVNKLLVPTPDSTYDFRSVGILEGMFNGLTKAPGGFSEKMKEFMWSVGAEYWYNDMFAARMGYFYEHPDKGDRQYMQLGLGIKYQVVTLDFAYLLSFKRNNPLEDTLRFSLSFNFGGKNSLKKKKSYNPAGGNDVLDADDI; encoded by the coding sequence ATGTTCAATCTGAAGAATTCATTTGCTTTTTTAATACTCTTATCATTTTTTGTAGTAGAAGTAAAAGCACAGAGTGGTGGTAGTGGAAACCCACCAAGTAATATTATTAATGGTGGTAATGCTAATAGTAATCCTATTATTACCGCGGTACCCTTTTTAAATATTTCACCTGAAGCAAGAGGTGCAGCAATGGGTGATATGGGTGTGGCGACTTCGCCAGATGTTTCATCATCACATTGGAACCCTTCAAAATATGCTTTCATCGAAGATGATTGGGGTGCATCATTGTCTTACAATCCTTGGCTACAAAAGATTGTTGGCGATATGTCTTTAAGTTATCTTTCAGCTTATAAACGTTTGAATAAGCGTCAGACTGTTGGATTCAGTATGCGTTACTTTGATTTAGGAAGTATTCAGTTTACTGATGACAATGGTAATACATTACAACTATTCAATCCAAGAGAATATTCTTTTGATGGTCATTTTGCGATGCAATTATCTGACCGCTATAGTATGGCCGTTTCAGCACGTTATATCTACAGTAATCTAGCTGGATCATTATCAGGTGGTAATGTAGATAGTAAACCAGCACATGGCTTTGCCGCTGATATCTCTGGTTACTTTAGAAATCCTGATGTTCAAATTGGACAATATTCAGGTGTTTTTGCTTGGGGATGGAATGTATCAAATATTGGTACTAAGATGAATTATAGTGCTAGTTCACAAGAAGATTTTTTACCTACTAACTTAAAGCTAGGTACATCATTGACATTAGATCTTGATGCTTACAATAAATTGACCTTTGGCGTAGATGTGAACAAATTGTTGGTGCCTACACCTGATTCAACTTATGACTTTAGATCAGTAGGTATTCTTGAAGGGATGTTTAATGGTTTGACAAAAGCTCCAGGTGGATTCTCAGAAAAAATGAAAGAATTTATGTGGAGTGTGGGTGCAGAATATTGGTATAACGATATGTTTGCAGCTAGAATGGGTTATTTCTACGAGCATCCAGATAAAGGTGATAGACAATATATGCAATTAGGTTTAGGTATTAAATATCAAGTCGTAACACTAGATTTTGCCTACCTTCTATCATTCAAAAGAAACAATCCTCTTGAGGATACATTACGATTCTCCCTCTCCTTTAACTTTGGGGGGAAGAACTCACTCAAGAAGAAAAAATCATATAATCCAGCAGGAGGTAATGATGTCTTAGATGCAGATGATATCTAA
- a CDS encoding M16 family metallopeptidase, translating into MNHSLDRTIAPESFQLVDFSLQKPEQYQLPNSCKVFAIKNNAQPILHFSIVIKGGKLVEDVKGTAFLTSKMIGEGVKGMNSAQIHEYLDSYGAIINVSNDLDSFTLTGHCLKRYFGEVISMVNKYLKESEFSEEEFRHIVQVVVQQKKLAEEKTSYLSTKKFRESFYGEDHPFGSTLSAEQILQFSIDDVQKYYNDQIIGAPFEIFISGDFDDSCLKILSDQLGKIEIKKGSAILKYPKFVDKINSNELKIYDAKDGSVQSSIRIGCPTFTLPHNDLEAFSVMNEMLGGYFGSRLMKNIREEKGLTYGIHSSFRNEQNQGYFLIATDVKKELREVATTEIYKEIEKLGNEPISQEELITVQNYMSGNFIMSINSNISLLEVTKGLYKKGLDFDYYDTYVSRIQSVTTQQVQDMVKKYLLGDMLEVVVG; encoded by the coding sequence ATGAACCATAGTTTAGATAGAACAATCGCACCTGAATCTTTTCAATTAGTTGATTTTTCTTTACAAAAACCCGAACAATATCAACTCCCGAATTCTTGTAAGGTTTTTGCCATAAAGAATAATGCACAACCTATTTTACATTTCTCAATTGTAATAAAAGGAGGGAAGTTGGTAGAGGATGTGAAGGGAACGGCATTTTTAACTTCAAAAATGATAGGAGAAGGAGTTAAGGGGATGAATAGTGCTCAAATTCATGAGTATCTTGACTCTTATGGAGCTATTATTAATGTATCTAACGACTTGGACTCATTTACCTTAACAGGTCATTGTTTAAAAAGGTATTTTGGAGAAGTGATATCAATGGTGAATAAATACTTGAAAGAGTCTGAATTCTCTGAGGAAGAATTTCGTCATATCGTTCAAGTCGTTGTTCAGCAGAAAAAACTAGCAGAAGAAAAAACGTCATATCTGTCCACTAAGAAATTCAGAGAATCCTTTTATGGAGAAGATCACCCTTTTGGATCTACATTATCAGCTGAACAAATACTTCAATTTTCAATAGATGATGTTCAGAAATACTACAACGATCAAATCATTGGAGCACCTTTTGAAATATTCATATCAGGCGATTTTGATGATTCATGCTTAAAGATTTTAAGTGATCAGTTAGGAAAAATTGAAATTAAAAAAGGAAGTGCTATTTTAAAATATCCTAAGTTTGTCGATAAAATTAATTCGAATGAACTAAAAATATATGACGCAAAGGATGGATCTGTACAATCTAGTATAAGAATAGGTTGCCCAACGTTTACTTTGCCTCATAATGACTTAGAAGCGTTTTCAGTGATGAATGAAATGCTTGGAGGGTATTTTGGGTCTAGATTGATGAAAAACATTAGAGAGGAAAAGGGGCTTACTTACGGAATTCATTCATCGTTTAGAAATGAACAAAATCAAGGGTATTTTTTAATTGCAACTGATGTAAAAAAAGAATTAAGAGAAGTAGCAACAACCGAAATTTATAAAGAAATAGAAAAATTAGGTAACGAACCTATTTCCCAAGAAGAATTAATAACTGTACAAAACTATATGTCAGGTAATTTTATCATGTCTATTAATTCGAATATTTCATTGTTAGAGGTAACAAAAGGTTTATATAAGAAAGGATTGGACTTCGACTACTACGATACATATGTAAGTAGAATTCAGTCTGTAACAACACAGCAAGTTCAAGATATGGTCAAAAAATATTTATTAGGAGATATGTTAGAAGTGGTTGTAGGGTAA
- the nusG gene encoding transcription termination/antitermination protein NusG produces MGDLKWYVVRAVSGQEKKVKDYLLKELENQKLENFITEVIVPTEKVYQARKQRDGKIKKIAVEKNLLPGYVIVQADLTNGEVQHTINSVPGVIGFLNADTKDPTVLPKPMRESEINQILGKVDESDEGEVKHDTSYSVGETVRVMDGPFSGFSGSVEEVFEEKKKLNVMVKIFGRNAPVELDYKQVEKEE; encoded by the coding sequence ATGGGTGACCTTAAATGGTATGTAGTAAGAGCTGTAAGTGGTCAGGAAAAGAAAGTGAAAGATTACCTTCTTAAAGAGTTGGAAAATCAAAAGCTTGAAAATTTCATCACTGAAGTTATCGTACCTACGGAAAAAGTATATCAAGCAAGAAAGCAAAGAGACGGTAAGATCAAAAAGATCGCTGTTGAGAAAAATTTGCTTCCAGGCTATGTTATCGTCCAAGCTGATTTAACAAACGGTGAGGTTCAACACACGATTAATAGTGTTCCTGGTGTCATTGGATTTCTAAACGCGGATACGAAAGATCCGACAGTGCTTCCAAAACCAATGCGCGAGTCAGAGATTAATCAGATCCTAGGCAAAGTCGATGAGTCGGACGAAGGCGAAGTTAAACATGATACGTCTTACTCTGTCGGCGAAACAGTACGTGTTATGGATGGTCCATTCTCTGGATTCTCCGGAAGCGTAGAGGAAGTCTTCGAAGAGAAGAAAAAACTCAATGTCATGGTGAAGATCTTTGGTCGTAATGCACCAGTAGAACTCGATTATAAACAAGTAGAAAAAGAAGAGTAA
- the rplL gene encoding 50S ribosomal protein L7/L12 has protein sequence MADLKKFAEELVNLTVKEVQELAEILKEEHGIEPAAAAAPVMVAGGAEGGAAAEEKTEFDVILKSAGSAKLKVVKALKSAAGLGLKEAKELADSAPAPVKEGISKEEAEALKDALAAEGAEIEIK, from the coding sequence ATGGCAGATTTGAAAAAATTCGCAGAAGAGTTAGTAAACCTAACAGTTAAGGAAGTACAAGAACTTGCTGAGATCTTGAAAGAAGAGCATGGTATCGAGCCAGCTGCTGCTGCTGCTCCAGTAATGGTTGCAGGTGGTGCTGAAGGTGGTGCTGCTGCTGAAGAAAAAACTGAATTCGACGTAATCTTGAAGTCAGCTGGTTCAGCTAAATTGAAAGTAGTCAAAGCTCTTAAATCAGCTGCTGGTTTAGGTTTGAAAGAAGCTAAAGAATTAGCTGATTCTGCTCCAGCTCCAGTAAAAGAAGGTATCTCTAAAGAAGAAGCTGAAGCGTTGAAAGATGCATTAGCTGCTGAAGGTGCTGAAATCGAAATCAAATAA
- the rplK gene encoding 50S ribosomal protein L11 — protein MAKEIEGFLKLQIKGGAANPSPPVGPALGSKGLNIMDFCKQFNARTQDKGGQLLPVLITIYKDKSFEFVIKTPPAANLILDAAKVKKGSSEPNRKKVAKVTWDQVRTIAETKLPDLNCSTVESGMKMVAGTARSMGITVEGTAPWEA, from the coding sequence ATGGCAAAAGAAATCGAAGGTTTCCTGAAGCTTCAAATTAAAGGTGGAGCAGCCAATCCGTCGCCGCCAGTAGGTCCTGCGTTAGGTTCGAAGGGTTTGAACATTATGGATTTCTGTAAACAGTTCAACGCAAGAACACAAGACAAAGGTGGGCAATTATTGCCTGTTTTAATTACAATTTACAAAGACAAGTCTTTTGAATTCGTAATCAAAACTCCTCCTGCGGCAAACTTAATCCTGGATGCGGCGAAAGTTAAAAAAGGTTCATCAGAGCCTAACCGTAAAAAAGTAGCGAAAGTTACTTGGGATCAAGTTAGAACGATTGCAGAAACAAAGTTACCAGATCTTAACTGTTCTACAGTTGAATCAGGTATGAAAATGGTTGCGGGTACAGCTCGTAGCATGGGTATCACAGTAGAAGGAACAGCTCCTTGGGAGGCTTAA